The following are encoded together in the Glycine max cultivar Williams 82 chromosome 8, Glycine_max_v4.0, whole genome shotgun sequence genome:
- the LOC100803730 gene encoding homeobox protein knotted-1-like 6 isoform X1: MEDEMYGVSSTTEYSDGALMTPENIFPAEYHSFLMSSAARIPMFGSDELLSAVTAGNETEPYPGATIAPEIQRQNDASSLIKAKIASHPHYPRLLQAYIDCQKVGAPPEIACLLEEIRRENDVCKRDVVVSTCVEADPELDEFMETYCDMLVKYKSDLTRPFDEATTFLNKIETQLTDLCSGSSLLTLSDDGGVSSEEGFSAGDGDPQDGQLRSEDRELKDRLLRKFGSHIGYLKLEFSKKKKRGKLPKDARQTLLQWWNIHYKWPYPTEGDKIALAKSTGLDQKQINNWFINQRKRHWKPSENMPFSMVDGLTGRFLTDE, encoded by the exons ATGGAAGACGAAATGTACGGCGTGTCGTCCACGACGGAGTACTCGGACGGGGCGCTGATGACGCCGGAGAACATATTCCCGGCGGAGTACCACAGCTTCCTAATGTCCTCCGCCGCCCGGATTCCGATGTTCGGATCCGACGAGCTTCTCTCCGCCGTCACCGCCGGCAACGAAACCGAACCCTACCCTGGCGCCACCATCGCACCGGAAATTCAGCGCCAAAACGACGCCTCCTCTCTCATCAAAGCCAAAATCGCCTCTCACCCTCACTACCCTCGCCTTCTCCAAGCCTACATCGATTGCCAGAAg GTGGGAGCGCCTCCAGAAATCGCGTGTTTGTTAGAGGAAATCCGACGAGAAAACGACGTTTGCAAGAGAGACGTTGTTGTTTCCACGTGCGTTGAAGCCGATCCCGAACTCGACGAGTTCATG GAAACCTACTGTGACATGCTGGTGAAATACAAATCTGATCTGACGCGGCCTTTTGACGAAGCCACCACCTTCCTCAACAAGATCGAAACTCAGCTTACCGATCTCTGCAGTGGTTCTTCTCTTCTAACACTTTCCG ATGATGGGGGTGTATCTTCAGAAGAAGGTTTTAGTGCTGGAGATGGTGATCCTCAAGATGGCCAATTACGGAGTGAAGATCGAGAGCTGAAGGATAGGCTTTTACGCAAGTTTGGAAGTCACATTGGTTATTTGAAATTGGAAttttcaaagaagaaaaagaggggTAAGCTGCCCAAAGACGCAAGGCAAACACTACTTCAATGGTGGAATATTCACTACAAATGGCCATACCCTACG GAAGGTGATAAGATTGCACTGGCTAAATCAACTGGGTTAGACCAGAAGCAAATTAACAACTGGTTTATTAATCAGAGAAAGCGTCACTGGAAACCATCTGAGAACATGCCGTTCTCTATGGTGGATGGTCTCACCGGTCGGTTCCTTACTGATGAATGA
- the LOC100803730 gene encoding homeobox protein knotted-1-like 6 isoform X2, whose translation MEDEMYGVSSTTEYSDGALMTPENIFPAEYHSFLMSSAARIPMFGSDELLSAVTAGNETEPYPGATIAPEIQRQNDASSLIKAKIASHPHYPRLLQAYIDCQKVGAPPEIACLLEEIRRENDVCKRDVVVSTCVEADPELDEFMETYCDMLVKYKSDLTRPFDEATTFLNKIETQLTDLCSGSSLLTLSGSCTGRKTTCYLSFAVLLLHFLLGDVLMFFFSLLEVKSSVNNKDCKEKKKMIFIFYTPFLIYMKIKLIVHKFNEVTQR comes from the exons ATGGAAGACGAAATGTACGGCGTGTCGTCCACGACGGAGTACTCGGACGGGGCGCTGATGACGCCGGAGAACATATTCCCGGCGGAGTACCACAGCTTCCTAATGTCCTCCGCCGCCCGGATTCCGATGTTCGGATCCGACGAGCTTCTCTCCGCCGTCACCGCCGGCAACGAAACCGAACCCTACCCTGGCGCCACCATCGCACCGGAAATTCAGCGCCAAAACGACGCCTCCTCTCTCATCAAAGCCAAAATCGCCTCTCACCCTCACTACCCTCGCCTTCTCCAAGCCTACATCGATTGCCAGAAg GTGGGAGCGCCTCCAGAAATCGCGTGTTTGTTAGAGGAAATCCGACGAGAAAACGACGTTTGCAAGAGAGACGTTGTTGTTTCCACGTGCGTTGAAGCCGATCCCGAACTCGACGAGTTCATG GAAACCTACTGTGACATGCTGGTGAAATACAAATCTGATCTGACGCGGCCTTTTGACGAAGCCACCACCTTCCTCAACAAGATCGAAACTCAGCTTACCGATCTCTGCAGTGGTTCTTCTCTTCTAACACTTTCCG GATCATGCACAGGACGGAAAACAACATGTTATTTATCATTCGCGGTTTTACTTTTACATTTTCTTCTGggtgatgttttgatgttttttttttccctcctAGAAGTAAAATCTTCTGTTAATAATAAAgactgtaaagaaaaaaaaaagatgatttttattttttatacaccgtttctcatttatatgaaaataaaattaatagttcACAAGTTTAATGAAGTAACACAAAGATAG